The genomic region gttgCCTACCCATTGAATTTCttgcatattaattatacttagttgaaatttaatattattttttaaattacttatatttatcttgCTAAAAAGtacattattatttcaacACACAGCCAtcatctaaattatatatgaacaaTTTTTGATAACTCTCTGAATGAATTCGATGATCACACtcctttctatatatatagatgtgtATAATTAAGGATCTAACATACAATAGAGATATTTGTAACGtacaaacacaaaattatcataaaaatatgatatgatagGTGTTTAGTGTGATAAAATCGactaaatcaaatatttatttgtactaTAATCTATTAAGTATGATTTAAATTCaatctaaagaaaaaagaaatttaaattatttattatgtaaataattctGAATTGAAATTGAcctaatttgaattaaaaaccTTTTAATGCAAGAGATAAagacacaaaaatataaaagttgtcCCACACTATTTTCCCTCCAACCTCACGCCCAACTCCTCCTCCagtatatagagagagaaccacacacacccccacacactctctctctctctctcagagGCAGGCGTGCTTCCAAGTTTTGATTACAGTCCTCTCCTTCTGCTATCATCAAATGAGTGCTCCTGTCTCTACTGTTCCCATATTCCCCCACCTCATGCCAACAAAACACCGCCCTACTGtttctgtttctgtttctgtttctGATACATGATTCTGTTTGCCGCCATTGTTAGTTACTCTCTCTCCCCTTGCAGCTTTTGGTTCTCTCTAAGCAGACAGTAAAGTTTTCTTCCGtccctttttcttgatttataagAATCATGGTGGAGAGGTATAGTTATAAACGGGAGACTGAAATCTCGCACTATTCTCACCGGAGTTCGTCCAACAATCCGTCCTTCTCTTCCACCCTGCTGGATGCTATTTATCGCTCCATTGATCAGGGAGAGGAGGAAGTGGTGATTTACAGGGAAGCCATGAGGAAGAAGCAGAGTTTTGGTTCTGAGGctgctggtggtggtggtgctaACGTGCGCGGGGTGTTTAAGAGTGAGGAGGAAATGGCGAATTTCCAGCGGGCTTGCATGATCGAGAAGtggatggagaagaaggtgaGTGAGAAGGTTGTCGTACGGAGAAAATCTGATTTGCAGACGAAGAAGCCGCGAAAGGAACGAGAGCATTCCAGCTCGAGTTCCTCCGATTCAAGCagtggcggcggcggcggcggttTTCTCCCGATTCAAGCagtggcggcggcggcggcggttTTTTCTCCTCCTCGGAAGCGGAATCGTTTCCGGTGCAGAGGCCGAAGCCGGTTCGGACTGGAGGTTTGGGGTTTGACAAGGAGAAACTCGGTAAAAACCATCGCGATTTGGAGTTCAACAGACGCGATAGACGTGGTCTCGGGGACGAATTGGAGCAGAAGCCGAAGAATGAAGGCGGATTTTCGAAGACGAAATCGCGCGCACTGAAAATCTACGGCGATTTGAAGAAGGTAAAGCAGCCAATTTCTCCCGGAAGCAAGCTCGCCGGCTTTTTGAACTCTCTCTTCACCGGAGGAAATCTGAAGAAACCTAAAATCGCTGGTAATGGAGATATTGATTCTCCGTCATTAAAATCCACCAACGCTTCCACCTGTTCGTCGGCTTCCTCATTCTCGAGATCCTGTCTCAGCAAAACGCCGTCTTCGAGAGGAAAATCCTCCGCCGGGACAAAGAGATCCGTCCGCTTTTCCCCGGTGAGCGTGATCGTGGACGAGGACTGCCAGCCATGTGGCCAAAAATCAGTACACGAGTCAAACAACAACAGAAAACAAGCTTCAAATTACGAGGTGGCCAAGAACAAGCACATGAACAGCATCCGAACAGTGATCAAGGAAGAGCTGATGGTCCATGTAATGGAGAAAAATCGGCGAGTAGAGGAGGTGGCGAGAGATTTACTAAGGAATTACCAGCGGAAAAATCATAAAGTTGGGTACGAACATGAACCAGCATTCGATGTGAAAAACCTAGATATGGATGAAGAAGAGGAGAAGGAAGAAATAGAAGATACGGCGAGTTACGCAAGTTCAGATTTGTTCGAGTTGGATAATCTTTCAGCCATCGGAATGGAGCGGTACGGAGAAGAATTGCCAGTTTACGAGACGACTCATCTCCACACAAATCGAGCTATTGCAAATGGCttgattttgtattaattaattaattatatatgaccaacaaatatatatatataatattaagagtattaatttgtaagttttgttgtattttcattACAAGTAACTGTGCGCAGGTGTGGGGGTTAATTTACATATCAAGAGAAATGAAATTTCtctcttaataatattttcattctaATTTTGCTTCCATCTTAATTACATTTGATCTGTTGTAGTAAAGATGCATAAATTTTGAGTGTTGAGTAATAAGATTTAGAACACCTGCACTGCACTGCACTGCATTtgttaatgatttttttattttttatttttcccaatTCTATTATTACTATCTGAAAAGTAAAGCCAAAATCTTCTCCGATAGATTgcgtgtgtgtgagagaagagagaaagatTAGgctttttgttgaatttgtaattaatggGGTTGAAGATGGaggcaattaattaattcattaattacaaTTGTTATTTCAAgagatttataatataatgtgtttgtaattagatttgatttgttattaattGAATAGAATTTATTGGTGTGGAATGGGTTTGGGTTTGTCCCCAAAAGCTTGTGACATGAAATCTATGGTTAGATGTTTTGTGTTGGTTGGGGAAATTAGTGAGATAGTAAACGGAAACAACAGTGGAAATGATGAGCTCTGGTTTTCCTATTCCTATTCCTATTCCTATTCCTATTCATGCATCTCTCATTCATTCTTGTcttctataataataataatcaatctTTCTCTCAATACCAATTTCTTCTCTTCATCTCTAATTACTacatttcttttcataattttcttgtgTATTTTGTACTATATCGTGTAAGATATAATACGCATCCAACATGTTGAATCTCACGTCCCATATATTAAATcatacaccaaaaaaaaactaattctttaaaaaatcattagaTAGTAtctaaatttactttttactcTATATTTCTTCCTATACACAGTTTCTGAGTGATCCTTAATTAAGAAACTCACAAAAtgattaacaataattaattaagattataatttttttttttaaaaaaaaaggaggaggTTGTTGTTGATATGATATGAGGACCACAGAATCATAACAGGCCTCAAATCCTCATTAACCTATCATTcataatacacacacacacacacacactaacaTATACTAATACCAATAGATTGCTCTAATTAAAGTCGTGatataaaagaagaaagaaaaaggctAAAAAGACAATCCTATCAAGTGTGTTGTACTGAAAGCGTGTTATAGGCTTCATTCATAAccacaataaataaaagttgggTGGATCCATGTAGGTGTTAAAGTACGATCTTCTCATTATTAAAAACTCAAACTACgttttctttgttaattaaCTATGCTTTTCTTCGTTATAAGCCTCACGCATGccttgaaattatatatatatatatatgtatgtatgagGTCCCTTTAAttacattacatatatacaccaagttaataactataatttgggatattattaattgtgtTTAATCATTAAAAGTTGAATGCAGCTCCATTGCATCCTAATCTCATTCTTCTGTTCACATTCACTTTTTCTACTCTCtacttcctttcttttctcttcttcatttgatattttatatattttcaatatttaaattatgcgcattttattatatttatcggagttatttatatttaaagtttttttaaaaaatataaaattatattttttttcaaaaaattacatcgcACCTACTAATGCATGCAGATCAAAAAATTCTTAGCGGAAATGTAACTGTAATTTCGAAACTTcttataaaaacatatataatttcgtatttttaaaatagatctaataaaaaattatgatatataattgttatgcAGCTAGCATAcaattttcatgaattttttcgaatttgatttaaatgaatctttcttttaaattaatatatggaCATGTTATAGTAGTTTATAATTACGTTGTATCTCCAAGAAAGTTGCGAGGTTTTGGAAAGCAATTAGCTGTCATTAAACtgccaaattaattaattatcaacaCTTAATGATTGTTCGTTGGATGCTTTATCAAtaaacatttttattaatatatacattaggAATCATTGCATCCCCACTTTCTGATCTATAATCTATTCATACAAACTACTCATGTCTTTTAGAAATTATGCAAACATccatgaaaaaatatcaatataatttgcaCAAACCACcttatttttcgaaaaattaccATATACAACCATTAGAAACGTCAACATCGTTACACAAACTATCCATGCATTTTGGTTTTCAGGGatggtttttaaaattatacaaaaaatatgaataattttgtaaataaaccATAGATCAGGggatataattattcttatactataaatgtaattaagaatgataaaaaaaaaaaatagaaattctaCCTATGtgatttttcttgtattacccaaaacaaacacaattatttattaatggaaaagtaactttttaaatgaaataattagtGAATAGGAGGTGTGGTTTTatgatcaattaatttataaattgtagAATGTTGGGGAGTACGTACAGAAAATGAACGGATGAGATCTCACCAACTCATTTTAAGTGTTTGactaattacataatcatCACCTAAATCTTctctatcatttttaaaattagttacCACTTAGTGGGAATGGGCTAATATTTCGATTTCattaatccttttttttttattatttatactaatatatatatataaacaattttcACTCATATTTATCGATTTTTGTGACacttcaatattaattttttttattgtatcgataatacttataaattatttttttaatatgatgtGTTGATCTgtactttaaatttataattattttaaatataaaaaattatttattgggCTAATAATGTATCCCATGTGAAGAAGCTCTTACATAAATCAAAGGTACAGTTAAGGAAATGTGTACTACACAAATCATTCTGGCCGGAAACTTTGACAAATTTTCATCCCTGCAACTCAattcctcttttcttttttcttttttctttttttaataaaatagggttcatcaattaaaataacaccaaaacaagaaaagaaaatattaaaaaacttttcacataaattcatataatataggataaattacagctacctctctaaaaaaatttaaatattccaTAGGacatattagttcataaaatatttttaaacaattctaaaaaaatatataaatgatatattattatgtcaaatctcaataGAGATGGTTGTAAACTACCtgtaatatttatagataaatatGATTATACAATATTTGAATGGTTTGGATCGACAATAGATTACTTACAAGATAATTTACAACTGACGATATTGATAGAGCTCCCACATCGATAGAGGAAGTCGAACACAAATATGTGTGCATAAACAGATTTAAAGTCATTACTTGCAATTCttgaacaataattatattgaattatatataagagaaaaaaggtattataatattaaaaatattacaaaaaatataatatatatatatatatatattatattggtTTTCAAAATAGCAAGAGCACAGCTATGGCTACATGTAGATGGGTGTGGTGGGCTGG from Sesamum indicum cultivar Zhongzhi No. 13 linkage group LG3, S_indicum_v1.0, whole genome shotgun sequence harbors:
- the LOC105157791 gene encoding protein BIG GRAIN 1-like B isoform X2 — its product is MVERYSYKRETEISHYSHRSSSNNPSFSSTLLDAIYRSIDQGEEEVVIYREAMRKKQSFGSEAAGGGGANVRGVFKSEEEMANFQRACMIEKWMEKKVSEKVVVRRKSDLQTKKPRKEREHSSSSSSDSSSGGGGGGFFSSSEAESFPVQRPKPVRTGGLGFDKEKLGKNHRDLEFNRRDRRGLGDELEQKPKNEGGFSKTKSRALKIYGDLKKVKQPISPGSKLAGFLNSLFTGGNLKKPKIAGNGDIDSPSLKSTNASTCSSASSFSRSCLSKTPSSRGKSSAGTKRSVRFSPVSVIVDEDCQPCGQKSVHESNNNRKQASNYEVAKNKHMNSIRTVIKEELMVHVMEKNRRVEEVARDLLRNYQRKNHKVGYEHEPAFDVKNLDMDEEEEKEEIEDTASYASSDLFELDNLSAIGMERYGEELPVYETTHLHTNRAIANGLILY
- the LOC105157791 gene encoding protein BIG GRAIN 1-like B isoform X1; its protein translation is MVERYSYKRETEISHYSHRSSSNNPSFSSTLLDAIYRSIDQGEEEVVIYREAMRKKQSFGSEAAGGGGANVRGVFKSEEEMANFQRACMIEKWMEKKVSEKVVVRRKSDLQTKKPRKEREHSSSSSSDSSSGGGGGGFFSSSEAESFPVQRPKPVRTGGLGFDKEKLGKNHRDLEFNRRDRRGLGDELEQKPKNEGGFSKTKSRALKIYGDLKKVKQPISPGSKLAGFLNSLFTGGNLKKPKIAGNGDIDSPSLKSTNASTCSSASSFSRSCLSKTPSSRGKSSAGTKRSVRFSPVSVIVDEDCQPCGQKSVHESNNNRKQASNYEVAKNKHMNSIRTVIKEELMVHVMEKNRRVEEVARDLLRNYQRKNHKVGYEHEPAFDVKNLDMDEEEEKEEIEDTASYASSDLFELDNLSAIGMERYGEELPVYETTHLHTNRAIANGLILY